A single Ignavibacteriales bacterium DNA region contains:
- a CDS encoding c-type cytochrome — protein MNFFDNLVLPQSTEHIILLHYLAIMLQFLFLPFFSLLIAGTVLSIYHKNKARKTGDARYLRFASEIIEIAAMNKSMGIILGIVPVAALIMIYAQLLHTMEVGTVTYLLISLVFLTCAVIAIYSYRYAFKYSNLFAKLSESGVSGEASDKLKEADSNVKKLNSQAGKWGVLLLLAGTYFLTAALYIAGHPDYWNENSNWVAIISSTGIYLKWLQLLSFAFTITAAVMLFVYFFWEGGRLKNDAEYGDFVKGKLFRILFISGILQPLFITGVFVSYPASALSNLVFLFVIIMLFAFFAAFHLLYDMYKNGHLKHTVSLMALLFVSLYSGAIAEQFSVKNSTVKNSVLMNVVFEESVKNLEKLTASAAGLTGEEIFTQKCSACHKYDQKVVGPAYNDVLPKYEGKMAELVEFVKNPVKVDPAYPPMPNQGLKPQEAKAIAKYIMENYKK, from the coding sequence ATGAATTTTTTCGACAATTTAGTATTACCGCAGTCAACAGAGCATATCATACTTCTGCATTATCTGGCGATTATGCTTCAGTTTTTATTCCTCCCATTCTTCAGTCTTTTGATTGCTGGTACAGTTCTTTCAATTTATCATAAGAACAAGGCCCGTAAAACAGGAGATGCACGGTATCTCCGTTTTGCCTCTGAAATAATTGAAATTGCAGCAATGAATAAAAGTATGGGTATTATTCTCGGAATAGTACCTGTTGCCGCATTAATCATGATCTATGCTCAGCTGCTTCATACAATGGAGGTTGGCACTGTTACATACCTGCTCATTTCTCTGGTTTTTCTGACCTGTGCAGTGATTGCGATTTACTCATATCGTTACGCATTCAAGTACTCAAATCTCTTTGCAAAGCTTTCTGAATCAGGTGTAAGCGGTGAAGCATCTGATAAACTGAAGGAAGCTGACAGTAATGTAAAAAAACTTAACTCTCAGGCAGGCAAATGGGGTGTGCTCCTGCTTTTGGCTGGAACTTATTTCCTTACAGCAGCTTTATACATCGCTGGTCATCCTGACTACTGGAATGAAAACAGTAACTGGGTAGCAATTATTTCTTCAACCGGAATTTATCTGAAATGGCTGCAGCTTTTAAGTTTTGCTTTTACCATAACTGCAGCTGTCATGTTGTTTGTCTATTTCTTTTGGGAGGGAGGAAGACTTAAGAATGATGCTGAATATGGTGATTTTGTAAAAGGGAAGCTTTTCAGAATTCTTTTTATCTCCGGCATTTTACAGCCTTTGTTTATTACCGGTGTTTTTGTTTCATATCCCGCAAGCGCTCTTTCTAATCTTGTATTTCTGTTTGTGATAATAATGCTTTTTGCATTTTTTGCCGCGTTTCATCTTCTTTACGATATGTATAAGAACGGACATCTGAAACATACCGTTTCCCTGATGGCTCTGCTCTTTGTATCGCTCTATTCAGGAGCAATTGCTGAACAGTTCTCAGTAAAAAATTCTACCGTAAAAAACTCAGTTCTGATGAATGTTGTGTTTGAAGAATCAGTAAAAAATCTTGAAAAGCTTACTGCTTCGGCAGCAGGACTGACAGGTGAAGAGATTTTTACGCAAAAATGCAGCGCCTGCCACAAGTACGATCAGAAAGTAGTGGGACCGGCATATAATGATGTACTGCCAAAATATGAGGGAAAAATGGCAGAACTGGTTGAATTTGTAAAGAACCCGGTTAAGGTTGACCCTGCGTATCCGCCAATGCCCAACCAGGGTTTGAAGCCGCAGGAGGCAAAAGCCATAGCCAAATACATCATGGAAAATTATAAAAAGTAA
- a CDS encoding protoheme IX farnesyltransferase: MKKKISAILELFKIRITLFVAITTGFGYLLFKGSFDSGMAVSSIGILLLAFSSAALNHIQERKTDALMNRTKSRPLPSGRLKTWEALIYSSAAFIAGTVLLLLYFNPLAYIAGLTCLIWYNLIYTPMKKLNSLAIIPGSVIGALPPVAGWLAAGGGILDPQVLLIAFFFFIWQIPHFWLLLLIFNNDYEQAGFPTLIGMFNDKQLARITFIWTAVTALTLLLFPVFKVTAISFFSFTLPALAIWLLVSASALLKNDLSRLSFNLIFRRINYFALLAIVFISIDKILLS, encoded by the coding sequence TTGAAAAAGAAGATTTCAGCAATACTCGAATTATTCAAAATCCGGATAACCCTTTTTGTGGCTATTACGACCGGTTTTGGATATCTGCTCTTTAAAGGGAGCTTCGACAGCGGTATGGCTGTTTCTTCTATTGGTATTCTGCTTCTTGCATTCTCTTCTGCAGCCCTGAATCATATTCAGGAACGGAAGACAGATGCTCTGATGAATCGTACGAAATCGAGGCCCTTGCCGTCAGGGAGACTAAAGACCTGGGAAGCGCTGATATATTCATCAGCTGCATTTATCGCGGGTACGGTTTTGCTGCTGCTATATTTTAATCCGCTTGCGTATATAGCCGGGCTTACCTGTCTGATCTGGTATAATCTTATTTATACACCTATGAAAAAGTTAAATTCGCTGGCAATCATACCAGGGTCAGTTATTGGTGCTTTGCCGCCGGTGGCAGGCTGGCTTGCGGCAGGGGGCGGAATTCTTGATCCGCAGGTTCTGCTGATCGCATTTTTCTTTTTCATCTGGCAGATTCCTCATTTCTGGCTTCTGCTGCTGATTTTTAATAATGATTATGAACAGGCTGGATTTCCAACACTTATAGGAATGTTTAATGATAAACAGCTTGCCAGAATTACATTTATCTGGACAGCAGTTACTGCATTGACCCTGTTGTTGTTTCCAGTCTTTAAGGTTACGGCAATTTCATTTTTTTCATTCACACTGCCTGCACTCGCCATCTGGCTTTTGGTTAGTGCAAGTGCCTTGCTGAAGAATGATCTGAGCCGTCTTTCCTTTAATCTGATTTTCCGGAGAATAAATTATTTTGCTCTTCTGGCAATCGTATTTATTTCTATAGATAAAATTTTATTAAGTTAA
- a CDS encoding cbb3-type cytochrome c oxidase subunit I: MSTHSSMVDNSVSYLEYQGKHKGLKSWIFSTDHKRIGLLYLISMMFFFSIGVTFGFLMRLELLTPGKTIIDPQTYNSFFTLHGIIMIFLFIIPGLPAVFGNFFLPIMIGAKDVSFPRINLLSWWLFVIGGILAIISVIMPGGAVDTGWTFYVPYSVRTGTNVWPALMAAFILGFSSILTGLNFVTTVHRLKAPGMTWFRLPLFIWSLYSTAWIQILATPIIGITLLMVFFERVLGFGVFDPTLGGDPVLYQHLFWIYSHPAVYIMILPAMGVISEIIPVFSRRTIFGYKFIAFSSVAIALFGSLVWAHHMFTAGMSSPAMFIFSFLTFIVAIPSAIKVFNWVSTLYKGSIQTDPPLLYALAFIFLFSIGGFTGLIQGALSVNMHIHDTSFIVAHFHYVMFGGTGFGIFAALHYWFPKMFGRKYNIKTAKAGFWTLFVGFNVLYFPMFIMGWLGMPRRYYDYLPEFHIYHSISTYGSWILITGLIIMFGNLYLGYKRGEVTTEENPWGGETLEWQTMTPPPLENFEVIPEVSGDPYGYKQNDENEPVKLKEAH, from the coding sequence ATGTCAACACACTCCTCAATGGTAGATAATTCAGTTAGCTATCTTGAGTATCAAGGTAAACACAAGGGATTGAAGTCCTGGATATTCTCGACCGATCATAAGAGAATAGGCCTGCTTTATCTCATTTCAATGATGTTCTTTTTCTCAATCGGAGTAACCTTCGGTTTTCTGATGAGGCTGGAACTGTTAACACCCGGCAAGACCATCATTGATCCGCAGACGTATAATTCATTTTTTACGCTGCATGGCATTATCATGATATTTCTTTTCATTATTCCCGGATTACCGGCAGTTTTTGGAAACTTTTTTCTGCCTATAATGATAGGAGCGAAAGACGTTTCCTTCCCGAGAATTAACCTGCTGAGCTGGTGGTTATTTGTCATCGGCGGTATTCTCGCGATTATATCTGTTATAATGCCGGGCGGTGCAGTTGACACAGGATGGACCTTTTATGTTCCATACAGCGTAAGAACCGGAACTAATGTGTGGCCTGCTCTTATGGCTGCTTTTATTCTTGGATTTTCTTCAATTCTGACAGGATTAAATTTCGTGACGACGGTTCACCGGCTTAAAGCCCCGGGAATGACCTGGTTCAGACTTCCGCTGTTTATCTGGTCACTGTATTCAACTGCATGGATTCAGATTCTTGCAACTCCGATTATCGGAATCACACTTTTGATGGTGTTCTTTGAAAGAGTTCTCGGCTTTGGTGTGTTTGATCCAACGCTGGGCGGTGACCCGGTACTGTATCAGCATCTTTTCTGGATATATTCACATCCTGCCGTATATATTATGATTCTTCCGGCAATGGGTGTAATCTCAGAAATTATTCCGGTCTTTTCACGCAGAACAATATTTGGTTATAAATTTATCGCATTTTCAAGCGTAGCGATTGCATTGTTCGGCTCACTCGTCTGGGCACATCATATGTTCACCGCCGGAATGAGCTCACCAGCAATGTTTATCTTCTCCTTTTTGACTTTTATCGTCGCAATACCGAGCGCTATAAAAGTTTTCAACTGGGTTTCCACATTGTATAAGGGTTCAATTCAGACAGATCCGCCTCTGTTGTATGCTCTTGCATTCATCTTTTTATTCTCAATCGGCGGTTTTACCGGACTGATTCAGGGTGCGCTTTCGGTGAATATGCACATTCATGATACTTCATTTATTGTTGCACATTTTCACTATGTAATGTTTGGCGGTACCGGTTTTGGAATTTTTGCTGCTTTGCATTATTGGTTCCCGAAAATGTTCGGAAGAAAATATAATATAAAAACGGCAAAAGCAGGTTTCTGGACTTTATTTGTCGGCTTCAATGTTCTTTATTTCCCGATGTTTATCATGGGCTGGCTTGGAATGCCCCGCAGATATTATGACTATCTGCCTGAGTTCCATATTTATCACAGCATATCTACCTATGGTTCCTGGATTCTGATAACCGGACTGATCATTATGTTTGGTAATCTCTATCTAGGATACAAGAGGGGAGAAGTAACTACGGAAGAGAACCCATGGGGAGGAGAAACTTTAGAGTGGCAGACTATGACACCTCCGCCTCTTGAGAATTTTGAGGTGATTCCAGAAGTGTCAGGTGATCCTTATGGATACAAACAGAATGATGAAAATGAACCAGTTAAACTAAAGGAGGCGCATTGA
- a CDS encoding cytochrome C oxidase subunit IV family protein: protein MSGDHNSHHHEEKHVTSYSTYFFVWFALLMLTVITVAVAGINFGNLTVATALFVASVKSYLVLTIFMHLKAESKIFKGFVGVAMFFLLISLILLFSDYSFL, encoded by the coding sequence ATGAGTGGCGATCACAATTCACATCATCATGAAGAAAAGCACGTAACCAGCTATTCGACCTATTTTTTCGTCTGGTTCGCGCTACTTATGCTTACAGTAATTACTGTTGCGGTTGCTGGAATAAATTTTGGCAATCTGACTGTAGCAACCGCGCTTTTTGTTGCTTCAGTTAAGTCATATCTGGTGCTGACGATATTCATGCATCTTAAAGCAGAAAGCAAAATCTTTAAGGGTTTTGTGGGCGTTGCCATGTTCTTTCTGCTAATATCACTTATTCTTTTGTTTTCAGATTACTCTTTTTTATAA
- a CDS encoding SCO family protein: MDDFIGINEQLGKKIPLNLTFKDEQGIDVSLAKLVDKPTIFMFVYYECPGICSPLMSEVAAEIEQVDLVAGKDYQLVAISFDQTEGPALAYAKKVNYMDIFKKPIPEDAWRFLTGDSASIAAITGSVGFGFKKEGEDFVHPGGLVIVSKDGIITRYLLGTDFMPFDLKMAVIEASEGRVTPTIAKMLKFCYSYDREGKRYALNITRIAGIVTLLAVGVFVLVFIRKPKKQTTEKGSQ; the protein is encoded by the coding sequence ATGGATGACTTTATAGGCATTAATGAACAGTTAGGCAAGAAGATTCCCCTTAATCTTACTTTTAAGGATGAGCAGGGAATAGATGTTTCACTTGCCAAACTTGTTGATAAGCCGACTATATTCATGTTCGTTTATTATGAGTGCCCCGGAATTTGCTCTCCTCTTATGTCAGAAGTTGCTGCAGAGATTGAGCAGGTTGATTTAGTGGCCGGTAAAGATTATCAGTTAGTGGCTATTTCCTTTGATCAAACCGAAGGTCCGGCACTTGCTTATGCAAAAAAAGTTAATTACATGGATATCTTCAAGAAGCCGATTCCTGAAGATGCCTGGAGGTTTCTGACCGGAGACAGTGCAAGCATAGCTGCTATTACCGGTTCGGTTGGCTTTGGTTTTAAGAAGGAAGGCGAAGATTTCGTCCATCCTGGCGGTCTGGTAATAGTCTCGAAGGATGGTATTATCACCAGATATTTACTCGGAACTGATTTTATGCCATTTGATTTAAAGATGGCTGTTATCGAAGCGTCTGAAGGAAGGGTAACACCAACCATCGCGAAGATGCTGAAATTTTGTTATAGTTATGACAGAGAAGGCAAGAGATATGCACTTAATATTACCCGTATTGCCGGTATAGTAACGCTGCTGGCTGTTGGAGTATTTGTATTAGTGTTCATCAGGAAGCCAAAGAAACAAACTACTGAAAAAGGATCTCAATAG
- a CDS encoding cytochrome c, whose protein sequence is MTDTLGVVKELDILEPMISAAVDMSLINNADQATLDKGKQLYTTICASCHGNDGKGDGPAGAALNPKPRNFHETEGWKNGRKFTELYNTLQKGILTSGMPAYDYMPAMDRVAIISYVQTFMPEPPVDTPDELAKLDQTYGLSAGTKQPGQIPLASAISLVVNQNSSVETKILNVLDKVSDPSLESQFTLFKSVTDNYRTALTSVLNTPEALASVDSFKSLIFSNAGRNGFSASVLRLSNNEITSLYTLLKTVLA, encoded by the coding sequence ATGACAGATACACTGGGAGTCGTAAAAGAGCTGGATATTCTTGAGCCGATGATCAGCGCAGCTGTTGATATGAGCCTGATAAATAATGCAGATCAGGCAACTCTTGATAAAGGCAAGCAATTATATACTACAATCTGTGCTTCTTGTCATGGTAATGACGGCAAGGGAGACGGACCAGCGGGTGCTGCTCTGAATCCCAAGCCCAGAAATTTTCATGAAACCGAAGGCTGGAAAAACGGAAGAAAGTTTACGGAACTTTATAATACACTTCAGAAAGGTATCCTTACCAGCGGAATGCCTGCTTATGATTATATGCCTGCAATGGACAGGGTAGCTATCATTAGTTATGTTCAGACCTTTATGCCGGAGCCGCCGGTGGACACACCTGATGAACTGGCAAAACTGGATCAGACTTATGGACTCTCAGCAGGAACAAAGCAACCTGGTCAGATTCCGCTTGCTTCAGCAATCTCCCTGGTAGTAAATCAGAACTCTTCCGTTGAAACTAAAATTTTAAATGTACTCGATAAGGTTAGTGATCCGTCACTTGAGAGTCAGTTTACTTTATTCAAATCAGTCACTGATAACTATCGTACAGCGTTAACCTCGGTATTAAATACACCAGAGGCATTAGCAAGTGTTGATAGTTTTAAGTCGCTGATTTTTTCTAACGCAGGAAGAAACGGTTTTAGTGCTTCGGTACTCCGTCTTTCTAATAATGAAATAACATCACTTTACACGCTCTTAAAGACTGTGTTAGCATAA
- a CDS encoding quinol:cytochrome C oxidoreductase: MMSYVIGFMLLLSIGAGSLFMVALEYIAGADWSVPIRRINEFYAASVLFIIVLAVPVLLNLESVFHWAQPEAVNQDKILKWKAPYLDTTFFIVRILVAGGLWSLFYGLLSRNSKTQDLTKDQNLTRKNIVISAVFVPLFAITVSVVSIDWLMSVEPHWFSTIFGVYFFSGSVLASLAIVTYTTVWLKEHGYLHPKMTNDHLYSLGALLFAFINFWAYIAFSQYLLIWYANLPEENFWFIQRWEGGWMVMSLLLIIIHFLVPYSVLLSQPAKMDPKRLKFASLWILFAHVLDLYWLVMPSYHGEQKAGFLTYALEFGFPLAALGLVILIFYFKTKKNNLIPIGDPKLDKSLNFRL, translated from the coding sequence ATGATGAGCTATGTTATTGGTTTTATGCTGCTGTTGAGTATTGGAGCAGGAAGTTTATTCATGGTTGCTCTTGAGTATATAGCAGGAGCTGACTGGAGCGTTCCAATCAGAAGAATAAATGAATTTTATGCTGCTTCTGTTTTGTTTATTATCGTTCTTGCAGTTCCGGTACTTCTTAATTTGGAAAGTGTCTTTCACTGGGCACAGCCTGAAGCCGTAAATCAGGATAAAATTCTTAAGTGGAAAGCCCCATATCTCGATACTACTTTCTTCATTGTAAGAATTTTGGTGGCGGGCGGCCTATGGAGTTTATTTTATGGACTGTTAAGCAGGAATTCGAAAACTCAGGATCTTACGAAAGACCAAAATCTTACCCGTAAGAATATTGTTATCAGTGCGGTTTTTGTTCCTTTATTCGCAATAACCGTTTCGGTAGTTTCAATTGACTGGCTGATGAGTGTTGAGCCTCACTGGTTCTCAACAATTTTTGGTGTCTATTTCTTCTCCGGAAGTGTTCTGGCATCTCTTGCAATTGTGACTTACACAACGGTCTGGCTAAAGGAGCACGGCTATCTGCATCCCAAAATGACCAATGATCATCTATACTCACTTGGCGCTCTGTTGTTTGCCTTTATAAACTTTTGGGCTTACATTGCATTTTCACAATACCTTCTCATATGGTACGCCAATCTTCCGGAAGAAAATTTCTGGTTTATTCAGCGTTGGGAAGGCGGCTGGATGGTAATGTCGCTATTGCTGATTATCATTCATTTTCTGGTCCCTTATTCTGTTCTTTTATCGCAGCCGGCAAAGATGGATCCAAAACGTCTTAAATTTGCGAGTCTCTGGATTTTATTTGCACATGTCCTTGATTTATACTGGCTTGTAATGCCAAGCTATCATGGAGAGCAAAAAGCAGGTTTCCTGACTTATGCTCTTGAGTTTGGATTTCCATTAGCTGCATTGGGTCTGGTTATTCTGATTTTCTATTTTAAGACAAAGAAGAATAATCTTATACCAATCGGTGATCCAAAACTGGATAAAAGTCTCAACTTCAGATTATAA
- a CDS encoding cytochrome c oxidase subunit 3 — protein MSSTEHTAAAAHVHRDDEGARLGMWLFLFTELLLFGGLFLLYSVYRYLNQDAFHLAAKELNTLFGTFNTVILLTSSLTMALAIAAIQRGKKTLSIILQFATLFMALGFLVNKYFEWSAKIHHGIFPGSEILLEKSSGEILFFGLYYSMTGLHGLHVIIGMALIGYMTRLTMNGVINKDSFVKLESAGLYWHLVDLIWIFLFPLFYLIT, from the coding sequence TTGAGTTCCACTGAACACACCGCTGCAGCAGCCCACGTACACCGTGATGATGAAGGTGCACGCCTTGGGATGTGGCTATTCCTTTTTACCGAATTACTCTTATTCGGAGGTTTGTTTCTTTTATATTCTGTATACCGGTACCTGAATCAGGATGCTTTTCATCTGGCTGCTAAAGAGTTAAACACTCTTTTCGGTACCTTTAATACGGTCATACTGCTTACGTCGAGTCTTACCATGGCTCTTGCAATAGCTGCAATTCAGAGAGGGAAGAAAACCCTGTCAATAATTCTGCAGTTTGCAACACTTTTTATGGCTCTGGGATTTCTTGTAAATAAGTATTTTGAATGGTCTGCTAAAATTCATCACGGCATTTTCCCTGGGTCGGAAATTCTTCTTGAAAAATCATCAGGAGAAATTCTCTTCTTTGGATTATACTATTCAATGACCGGACTTCACGGATTGCACGTTATCATAGGCATGGCTCTGATCGGTTACATGACCCGTCTTACGATGAACGGAGTAATCAACAAGGACAGTTTTGTAAAACTTGAATCAGCCGGCCTTTACTGGCATCTGGTAGATTTAATCTGGATTTTCCTTTTCCCGTTATTTTATTTAATAACCTGA
- the coxB gene encoding cytochrome c oxidase subunit II, which yields MFSASNYVDKVDFAFFFITAISFALLILITILMIYFVFKYNRKKGVKPVNIHGNTTLEIVWTAIPVLLVIPMFYYGWVGFVEGNNPPKDAIPVKATAQMWKWTFEYPNGVKTDTMYVPQNRPVKVDLVSIDVNHAFFVPAFRIKRDVVPNRTNMVWFTSENTGSFDVACAEYCGLNHAYMYTKVVVLKESDYADWLKVQTDKMNAAAVTQ from the coding sequence ATGTTTTCAGCTAGTAATTATGTTGATAAAGTAGATTTTGCATTTTTCTTTATCACAGCAATATCTTTCGCATTGCTGATTTTAATAACCATTCTGATGATATACTTTGTATTTAAGTATAACAGAAAGAAGGGTGTAAAACCGGTTAATATACACGGCAATACGACTCTTGAAATTGTGTGGACGGCTATACCGGTTCTGCTGGTTATTCCAATGTTTTATTATGGCTGGGTCGGCTTCGTCGAGGGAAATAATCCTCCTAAGGATGCTATCCCGGTTAAAGCCACAGCACAGATGTGGAAATGGACCTTTGAATATCCTAACGGAGTTAAAACTGACACAATGTATGTGCCTCAGAACAGACCGGTTAAGGTAGATCTTGTTTCCATAGATGTAAATCACGCTTTTTTTGTACCGGCATTCAGAATTAAAAGAGACGTAGTTCCTAACAGGACAAATATGGTATGGTTCACTTCAGAAAATACCGGTTCTTTTGATGTAGCCTGCGCTGAATACTGCGGGTTGAACCATGCTTATATGTACACAAAGGTTGTGGTTCTTAAAGAATCCGATTACGCAGACTGGCTTAAAGTGCAGACTGATAAAATGAATGCCGCGGCAGTAACTCAATAG
- a CDS encoding DUF3341 domain-containing protein produces the protein MERTNKLFAVTALFNTPNEIISAAAKTAEKGYTKFDVHTPYPVHGMDRAMQLEPSKLGFITLAFGLSGTGLALMLAYWTMNVDYPMNIGGKPLFAFPAYVPVLFEVTVLLATLATVIGMLTFFFKFPSNSHPVHDTDFMKAVSLDKFGVIIESEDPLFNEEDAVSFLSSIGGTHIERIYYPVKETYPVLDKKFIGLQFTIALVVSGLTYVTLNKVVYLEPFTWMSAQFKSNVQSSSTFFADGRTMRTPVSGTVARGYMPYEFAGLTTQPENPLSNPFSPSKAFLEKGKKKYETFCSPCHGNYGDGDSRLREQFPNPPSLHSEKIRTWKDGNIYHVIVNGQNVMPSYSAQLNDEERWAITSYIRVLQKAKNSTEDDVKLVRKEISSNVAQ, from the coding sequence ATGGAACGAACTAATAAATTATTCGCGGTTACTGCGTTATTTAATACTCCAAATGAAATCATTTCAGCAGCAGCTAAAACTGCTGAAAAAGGTTACACTAAGTTTGATGTTCATACACCATATCCGGTACACGGAATGGACAGAGCTATGCAATTAGAACCATCAAAATTAGGATTTATAACACTTGCATTCGGTTTATCAGGTACTGGTCTTGCATTAATGCTGGCATATTGGACCATGAATGTGGATTATCCAATGAATATTGGAGGAAAGCCGCTTTTTGCGTTTCCGGCTTATGTGCCTGTTTTATTTGAAGTTACGGTTCTTCTTGCTACGCTTGCCACCGTAATTGGCATGCTTACATTCTTCTTTAAGTTTCCGTCAAACTCGCATCCAGTTCATGATACTGACTTTATGAAGGCAGTCTCACTGGATAAGTTTGGTGTAATTATCGAAAGTGAAGATCCTCTTTTTAACGAAGAAGATGCTGTTTCATTTTTGTCCAGTATCGGCGGAACGCACATTGAGAGAATTTATTATCCTGTAAAAGAAACATATCCTGTTCTCGATAAAAAGTTTATCGGACTTCAGTTTACCATCGCTTTAGTGGTTTCCGGATTAACATATGTGACACTTAATAAGGTTGTATATCTTGAACCATTTACCTGGATGAGTGCACAGTTTAAGAGTAATGTTCAGTCTTCAAGCACGTTTTTTGCCGATGGCAGGACAATGAGAACTCCTGTAAGCGGAACAGTAGCACGCGGGTATATGCCCTATGAATTTGCTGGATTAACGACCCAGCCTGAGAATCCACTCAGCAATCCTTTTTCACCCTCAAAAGCTTTTTTGGAAAAGGGGAAGAAGAAATATGAAACATTCTGCTCTCCATGCCATGGTAATTATGGAGACGGTGACAGCCGTCTGAGAGAGCAGTTCCCGAATCCTCCAAGTCTGCATTCTGAAAAAATACGCACTTGGAAAGACGGAAATATCTACCATGTGATAGTGAATGGCCAGAATGTTATGCCATCCTATTCTGCACAATTAAATGACGAGGAACGCTGGGCCATTACATCATACATCCGTGTTCTGCAGAAAGCTAAAAATTCAACTGAAGATGATGTAAAACTGGTAAGAAAGGAGATCTCCTCTAATGTCGCACAATGA